A region from the Perca fluviatilis chromosome 16, GENO_Pfluv_1.0, whole genome shotgun sequence genome encodes:
- the mogat2 gene encoding 2-acylglycerol O-acyltransferase 2: MKIDFAPLETPLHRRLQTAAVVQWVFSFIGLAPTCIFLFFYLLFTRFWLISVLYSVWWFFDYDTPSRGGRRAPFLCGLKIWEYMRDYFPVKLVKTADLDPRHNYILGFHPHGVLVAGAFSNFCVYATGFRQLFPGLTSYMLMLPLWFRCPFFRDYVMCAGLIPSNKESASYPLCKRGGTAVVIAVGGAPEALDAHPGTFNVLLANKKGFIKMAMEHGAHLVPVFSFGENEVFDQVKNQRGTWLRWIQERLQSIMGISLPLFHGRGIFQYSFGLMPYRRPINTVVGKPIRVERNEKPTVEELDALHQLYMDELSNLFDEHKGNYGVDKDTHLNFV; encoded by the exons ATGAAGATTGATTTTGCCCCGTTGGAGACGCCCTTGCACAGGAGACTGCAGACGGCTGCGGTGGTGCAGTGGGTCTTCTCCTTCATTGGCCTGG CACCCACCTGCATCTTCCTGTTCTTTTACCTGCTCTTCACTCGCTTCTGGCTGATCAGTGTGCTGTACTCCGTCTGGTGGTTCTTTGACTATGACACTCCTTCACGTGGAGGCCGCAGGGCGCCCTTCTTGTGTGGCCTCAAAATTTGGGAATACATGCGGGATTACTTCCCCGTCAAG TTGGTGAAGACAGCTGACCTGGATCCCAGGCACAACTACATCCTGGGCTTCCATCCCCATGGCGTGCTGGTGGCAGGAGCCTTTTCCAACTTCTGCGTCTATGCTACAGGCTTCAGACAGCTGTTCCCTGGCCTCACCAGCTACATGCTCATGCTGCCCCTTTGGTTCAGATGCCCGTTCTTCAGAGACTATGTCATGTGTGCAG GTCTTATTCCTTCGAACAAAGAGAGCGCCAGCTATCCGCTATGCAAAAGAGGCGGCACCGCTGTTGTAATAGCAGTCGGTGGGGCCCCAGAGGCCCTTGATGCCCACCCTGGGACCTTCAATGTACTATTGGCTAATAAGAAAGGCTTCATCAAGATGGCGATGGAGCATGG tgCTCATCTGGTGCCAGTCTTCTCCTTTggagaaaatgaagtgtttgatcaAGTGAAAAACCAAAGAGGAACCTGGCTGCGATGGATACAGGAGCGgctgcaaagcatcatgggtaTCTCCTTGCCTCTTTTCCATGGACGTGGCATCTTCCAGTACTCTTTTGGTCTCATGCCCTACAGAAGACCCATCAATACAGTTG TTGGAAAGCCAATTAGGGTGGAGAGGAATGAGAAGCCAACAGTCGAGGAACTTGATGCCCTCCACCAGCTGTACATGGACGAACTCAGCAATCTGTTTGACGAGCACAAAGGCAACTACGGAGTGGACAAGGACACGCACCTGAACTTTGTCTAA